A single window of Metallosphaera hakonensis JCM 8857 = DSM 7519 DNA harbors:
- a CDS encoding mechanosensitive ion channel domain-containing protein, giving the protein MYIVLYVIVAALINNLMFPYLESLNISLPSFLNSASLTTSISGYQPYINVLLSLLFGYLILQGFVSVVYWNLRLKYDHPTSASVRSVLRLVGLGALVAAIAGGVAGGVAGVALGGFLGIVIGFASQQVLGQAVAGLFLLLSRPFKIKDHVSVTGDEGTVEEITTLFTYVLKSDGTTVIIPNNSILGNKIYVFPQSPSQQTQQGQAQQK; this is encoded by the coding sequence ATGTACATAGTTTTATACGTAATTGTTGCGGCCTTAATAAATAACCTAATGTTCCCATATTTGGAGAGCCTGAACATATCTCTTCCCTCTTTCCTGAACTCGGCCTCTCTCACTACCTCCATATCTGGATACCAGCCTTACATCAACGTGTTACTATCTCTGCTCTTCGGCTACCTTATACTCCAGGGCTTCGTCTCAGTGGTGTATTGGAATCTTAGGCTCAAGTATGATCATCCTACCTCCGCTTCCGTGAGAAGTGTATTGAGGCTAGTGGGACTGGGGGCGTTAGTGGCTGCCATAGCCGGTGGAGTTGCTGGAGGAGTTGCGGGGGTTGCCCTGGGAGGTTTCTTAGGGATAGTGATAGGCTTCGCATCGCAACAGGTACTAGGTCAAGCAGTGGCTGGTCTCTTCCTTCTCCTCTCAAGACCCTTCAAGATAAAGGATCACGTTAGTGTCACAGGAGACGAGGGGACAGTCGAGGAGATCACAACCCTCTTCACATATGTTCTCAAGTCTGACGGGACAACAGTCATAATTCCGAACAATTCGATTCTGGGAAATAAGATATATGTTTTTCCTCAGAGTCCCTCTCAACAGACCCAACAAGGGCAAGCACAGCAGAAGTGA